From one Amycolatopsis sp. FDAARGOS 1241 genomic stretch:
- a CDS encoding TetR/AcrR family transcriptional regulator — protein MGRPPTYTTAQFLGAAAELFAEGGARAVTMAAAAKAAGAPNGSIYHRFADRPALLAALWTTNLRDFQDDFIALLGPAPTVDDAVAAAASVVHWCRRHPAGARVLDAGKQAFSPTEWTPEATAVLARAENELKAALKRATLTLSDPPGRTVDDVVLALVEVPRAVVHRYLSSGRTPPPKAADLVTRSVRKLLHP, from the coding sequence ATGGGCAGGCCCCCGACTTACACGACCGCGCAGTTTCTCGGCGCCGCTGCTGAACTCTTCGCCGAGGGCGGCGCGCGCGCCGTGACGATGGCCGCCGCCGCGAAGGCCGCGGGCGCCCCGAACGGCTCCATCTACCACCGCTTCGCCGACCGCCCGGCTCTCCTGGCCGCTCTGTGGACGACGAACCTGCGCGACTTCCAGGACGACTTCATCGCACTGCTGGGCCCGGCCCCGACGGTCGACGACGCGGTCGCCGCCGCCGCGAGCGTCGTGCACTGGTGCCGCCGCCATCCGGCCGGCGCCCGCGTGCTCGACGCGGGCAAGCAGGCGTTCTCGCCCACCGAGTGGACGCCGGAAGCCACCGCCGTGCTCGCGCGCGCGGAGAACGAACTGAAGGCCGCCCTCAAACGCGCCACCCTGACCCTGTCGGATCCCCCGGGCCGCACGGTGGACGACGTGGTGCTGGCACTGGTGGAGGTGCCGCGCGCCGTGGTCCACCGCTACCTCTCCAGCGGCCGCACTCCCCCGCCGAAGGCCGCCGACCTGGTGACCCGCTCGGTTCGCAAGCTGCTCCACCCCTGA
- a CDS encoding CaiB/BaiF CoA-transferase family protein encodes MGIGSRCGSSCGAKRRYVIDRKAIGYGEADRPPSRVGVSIGDSIAGLYAAFGVLVALRENSVREKGNRGPLRDRVVDVALHEAAFSMMESLVPDHLAHGVERERVGGRMEGIAPSNAYPCADGTSVVIAGNGDSIFGRYMRAIDRPDLADDPGLATNAGRWARRDELDRAITEWTTERTREEVLKVLDAAAVPAGPIYTAADICADEQYRARAMIQTLPVDVGDDEPADVGFPGIVPVLGARSLPVRSLGPDLGAHTREVLRDVLGRRDDEIEAVAGGRA; translated from the coding sequence ATGGGAATAGGCTCACGATGTGGGTCGAGCTGTGGGGCAAAACGTCGTTATGTCATCGATCGCAAGGCGATCGGGTACGGAGAGGCGGACCGGCCGCCGTCGCGGGTCGGGGTGTCGATCGGCGACTCGATCGCCGGGCTGTACGCGGCATTTGGTGTGCTGGTCGCGTTGCGCGAGAACTCCGTGCGGGAAAAGGGGAACCGCGGCCCACTGCGGGACCGGGTGGTCGACGTCGCCCTGCACGAAGCGGCGTTCTCCATGATGGAGTCGCTCGTGCCCGACCACCTCGCGCACGGCGTGGAGCGGGAACGGGTCGGCGGCCGGATGGAAGGCATCGCGCCCAGCAACGCCTATCCCTGCGCCGACGGCACCAGCGTGGTGATCGCGGGCAACGGCGACTCGATCTTCGGCCGCTACATGCGCGCCATCGACCGGCCCGACCTCGCCGACGACCCGGGGCTCGCGACCAACGCCGGCCGGTGGGCGCGCCGCGACGAGCTCGATCGCGCCATCACGGAGTGGACGACCGAGCGCACCCGCGAGGAAGTGCTGAAGGTGCTCGACGCGGCCGCCGTCCCGGCGGGTCCCATCTACACCGCCGCCGACATCTGCGCGGACGAGCAGTACCGCGCCCGCGCCATGATCCAGACGCTGCCGGTGGACGTCGGCGACGACGAACCCGCCGACGTCGGGTTCCCCGGGATCGTGCCGGTGCTGGGCGCGCGGTCCCTGCCGGTGCGCTCGCTCGGGCCGGACCTCGGCGCGCACACCCGCGAGGTGCTGCGCGACGTGCTCGGCCGGCGCGACGACGAGATCGAAGCGGTCGCGGGAGGACGCGCGTGA
- the asnB gene encoding asparagine synthase (glutamine-hydrolyzing), which translates to MCGIAGWVSYETDLSQRQEIVDAMTETMACRGPDDRGTWVRRNVALGHRRLAIIDLPGGRQPMSVHTPNGDVAMVYSGEAYNFTELREELTKLGHTWETDSDTEVVLHGYLQWGTEVVDHLNGMYAFAIWDERDQKLVMIRDRMGIKPFYYYPTRDGVLFGSEPKAILANPSVPRIVDTDGLRELMGFTKRPGWSLWKGMSEVEPGTVVTVSKDGISTRTYWQLDAKQHTDDQETTVARVRELMTDIVNRQLVADVPRCVLLSGGLDSSAVTGLAATRLAEQGEQLRTFSVDFLGQEENFKPDEMRDTPDSPYIRDVAKLVGSAHQDVVLNPAELTDPAVRRAVLRARDIPAGLGDMDTSLYLLFKAIRGESTVALSGESADEVFGGYRWFHDQSVHADTFPWLAFRNSLMSQREALLRPEIGAKLNLEEYVADQYRTAIAKVEHLDGESEQEARMRTISHLHLSRFVRMLLDRKDRASMAVGLEVRVPFCDHRLVEYVYNAPWSLKTFDGREKSLLRHATKHVLPDSVRDRVKSPYPSTQDPGYPAALQRQAKEILTERDNPVFQLVDREWLTKASEVDPATIEPTLRTGLDRALDLYHWFDLYSPELQLD; encoded by the coding sequence ATGTGCGGAATCGCCGGCTGGGTGTCCTACGAAACTGACCTGTCGCAACGGCAGGAGATCGTCGACGCGATGACGGAGACGATGGCCTGTCGCGGCCCGGACGACCGGGGCACCTGGGTGCGCCGGAACGTCGCGCTGGGACACCGCAGGCTCGCGATCATCGACCTGCCGGGCGGCCGGCAGCCGATGAGCGTCCACACGCCCAACGGCGACGTGGCCATGGTCTACAGCGGTGAGGCCTACAACTTCACCGAACTTCGTGAAGAACTCACGAAACTCGGGCACACGTGGGAGACCGACAGCGACACCGAGGTCGTGCTCCACGGGTACCTGCAGTGGGGCACCGAGGTGGTCGACCACCTCAACGGCATGTACGCCTTCGCGATCTGGGACGAGCGCGACCAGAAGCTCGTGATGATCCGCGACCGCATGGGGATCAAGCCGTTCTACTACTACCCGACGCGCGACGGCGTGCTGTTCGGCTCGGAGCCCAAGGCGATCCTGGCCAACCCGTCGGTGCCCCGGATCGTCGACACCGACGGCCTGCGCGAGCTGATGGGCTTCACCAAGCGGCCCGGGTGGTCGCTGTGGAAGGGCATGAGCGAGGTCGAGCCGGGCACCGTCGTCACGGTGTCGAAGGACGGGATCAGCACCCGCACGTACTGGCAGCTCGACGCGAAGCAGCACACCGACGACCAGGAGACCACCGTCGCCCGCGTGCGGGAGCTGATGACGGACATCGTCAACCGGCAACTGGTCGCCGACGTGCCGCGCTGCGTGCTGCTCTCGGGCGGGCTCGACTCGAGCGCCGTCACCGGGCTCGCGGCCACGCGGCTGGCCGAGCAGGGTGAGCAGCTGCGCACGTTCTCGGTCGACTTCCTGGGCCAGGAGGAGAATTTCAAGCCCGACGAGATGCGCGACACCCCGGACTCGCCCTACATCCGTGACGTCGCGAAGCTCGTCGGCTCGGCGCACCAGGACGTGGTGCTCAACCCGGCCGAGCTCACGGACCCGGCCGTGCGCCGCGCCGTGCTGCGGGCGCGCGACATCCCGGCCGGTCTCGGCGACATGGACACCTCGCTGTACCTGCTGTTCAAGGCGATCCGCGGCGAGTCCACCGTGGCGCTCTCGGGCGAATCGGCCGACGAGGTGTTCGGCGGCTACCGCTGGTTCCACGACCAGTCGGTGCACGCCGACACGTTCCCGTGGCTGGCCTTCCGCAACAGCCTGATGTCGCAGCGGGAAGCGCTGCTGCGCCCCGAGATCGGCGCGAAGCTGAACCTCGAGGAGTACGTGGCCGACCAGTACCGCACGGCGATCGCGAAGGTCGAGCACCTCGACGGCGAGTCGGAGCAGGAAGCACGCATGCGCACGATCTCGCACCTGCACCTGAGCCGGTTCGTGCGAATGCTGCTCGACCGCAAGGACCGCGCGTCGATGGCCGTGGGCCTGGAGGTGCGCGTCCCGTTTTGCGACCACCGGCTCGTGGAATACGTCTACAACGCACCGTGGTCGCTGAAGACCTTCGACGGCCGTGAGAAGAGCCTCCTGCGCCACGCCACGAAACACGTGCTGCCGGACTCGGTGCGCGACCGCGTGAAGAGCCCGTATCCGTCCACTCAGGACCCCGGCTACCCGGCCGCGCTCCAGCGGCAGGCCAAGGAGATCCTGACCGAGCGCGACAACCCGGTGTTCCAGCTCGTGGACCGCGAGTGGCTCACCAAGGCATCCGAAGTGGACCCGGCGACCATCGAACCGACGCTGCGCACGGGTTTGGACCGCGCGTTGGACCTGTACCACTGGTTCGACCTGTACTCGCCCGAACTGCAGCTGGACTGA
- the kdpF gene encoding K(+)-transporting ATPase subunit F, producing the protein MSGAGTVANVVGGLLALGLIIYLFIALVRPEKF; encoded by the coding sequence GTGAGCGGCGCGGGCACCGTGGCCAACGTCGTCGGCGGTCTGCTGGCGCTGGGCCTGATCATCTACCTGTTCATCGCACTGGTGAGGCCGGAGAAGTTCTGA
- a CDS encoding aldo/keto reductase has product MEYLRLGSSGLQVSRVILGCMSYGDPDRGRHEWSLGLDDSRPFFREAVEAGITTFDTANAYSDGSSEEITGKLLKEFTRREETVIATKVYNRMGPGPNGSGLSRGAIMTQLDASLRRLGTDYVDLYQIHRYDVNTPIEETMEALHDVVRAGKVRYLGASSMWAWQFAQAQYVADLGGWTRFVSMQDQYNLIQREEEREMHPFCLDQGVGVLPWSPLARGKLTRDWDEATKRSETDRFGQTLYKQAEESDRRVSATVAEIATERGVSRAQVALAWMLHKPAVTAPIFGATKPGHVADAVAAVDLELSDKELERLEEHYAPHVPAGF; this is encoded by the coding sequence ATGGAGTACCTCCGGTTGGGCTCGAGCGGCCTGCAGGTTTCCCGCGTGATCCTCGGGTGCATGAGCTACGGCGACCCGGACCGCGGCCGGCACGAGTGGTCGCTCGGGCTCGACGACTCACGTCCGTTCTTCCGGGAGGCGGTGGAAGCCGGGATCACCACGTTCGACACGGCCAACGCCTACTCCGACGGGTCGAGCGAAGAGATCACCGGCAAGCTGCTGAAGGAGTTCACGCGGCGCGAAGAGACCGTGATCGCCACCAAGGTCTACAACCGGATGGGCCCGGGCCCCAACGGCTCCGGCCTGTCGCGGGGCGCGATCATGACGCAGCTCGACGCGAGCCTGCGCCGCCTCGGCACGGACTACGTGGACCTGTACCAGATCCACCGCTACGACGTGAACACGCCGATCGAGGAGACGATGGAGGCGCTGCACGACGTCGTGCGCGCCGGCAAGGTCCGCTACCTCGGCGCGTCTTCGATGTGGGCGTGGCAGTTCGCGCAGGCGCAGTACGTCGCCGACCTCGGCGGGTGGACGCGGTTCGTGTCCATGCAGGACCAGTACAACCTGATTCAGCGCGAGGAGGAGCGGGAGATGCACCCGTTCTGCCTCGACCAGGGAGTCGGCGTGCTGCCGTGGAGCCCGCTCGCGCGCGGCAAGCTGACGCGCGACTGGGACGAAGCGACCAAGCGCAGTGAAACCGACCGCTTCGGCCAGACGCTGTACAAGCAGGCCGAGGAGTCCGACCGCCGTGTGTCGGCCACGGTCGCCGAGATCGCCACCGAGCGCGGGGTCTCGCGGGCGCAGGTCGCGCTGGCGTGGATGCTGCACAAGCCGGCGGTCACGGCCCCGATCTTCGGCGCCACCAAACCGGGTCACGTCGCGGACGCCGTCGCCGCCGTGGACCTGGAGCTGAGCGACAAGGAGCTGGAGCGCCTCGAGGAGCACTACGCACCGCACGTGCCGGCCGGTTTCTGA
- a CDS encoding GNAT family N-acetyltransferase, producing MTGAHESEIVLTPLDEPALHRLLEAAVADADPREVMPPVDGPPGWTRARREAFLALHRRRSLDPDTAIETTWVVEVGGRAAGAARLRPVHSTSSVAVEAGVWLCRSVRGRGIGKRVTEVPLEAARDGGAARFIASTTVADTAGRRLLSGAGADLDVRGEDVDASLEL from the coding sequence GTGACCGGAGCTCACGAATCCGAGATCGTGCTGACCCCCCTCGACGAGCCGGCCCTGCACCGGTTGCTCGAGGCCGCGGTCGCCGACGCCGACCCGCGCGAGGTGATGCCTCCGGTGGACGGCCCGCCGGGGTGGACGCGCGCGCGCCGCGAGGCGTTCCTCGCCCTCCACCGGCGGCGTTCGCTCGACCCGGACACTGCCATCGAAACCACGTGGGTCGTCGAGGTCGGCGGCCGCGCGGCCGGTGCGGCGCGCCTGCGGCCAGTGCACAGCACATCGTCGGTCGCAGTGGAGGCCGGCGTGTGGCTGTGCCGCTCGGTACGCGGGCGCGGCATCGGCAAGCGCGTCACCGAAGTCCCGCTCGAAGCCGCCCGCGACGGCGGCGCGGCCCGGTTCATCGCCTCCACGACGGTGGCCGACACCGCGGGCCGCCGCCTGCTCAGCGGCGCGGGCGCCGACCTCGACGTGCGCGGGGAGGACGTGGACGCCAGCCTCGAACTCTGA
- a CDS encoding SRPBCC family protein: MSVLNVHAREFPVPVAEAGRLLDDLTERLWPAEDWPPMEFAGPLAPGAEGGHGLVRYVVERFHAGRSLRCRFTAPQGIEGFHEFLVRGTATGCVLEHVLAAHLHGAARVTWPLFWRPLHDAVLEQLLDRAELALTGAIAEPARWSPYVRLLHAAGSVVVSRITGSRTQDPRVKLRA, encoded by the coding sequence ATGTCCGTGCTCAACGTGCACGCTCGCGAGTTCCCCGTCCCGGTCGCCGAAGCGGGGCGGCTGCTCGACGACCTCACGGAACGGCTCTGGCCCGCCGAAGACTGGCCGCCCATGGAGTTCGCCGGCCCTCTCGCGCCAGGCGCCGAGGGCGGGCACGGGCTGGTGCGCTACGTCGTGGAGAGGTTCCACGCTGGACGGTCACTCCGTTGCCGATTCACGGCGCCGCAAGGGATCGAGGGCTTCCACGAGTTCCTCGTCCGCGGGACCGCGACCGGCTGCGTGCTGGAGCACGTGCTCGCCGCCCACCTGCACGGCGCGGCCCGCGTCACGTGGCCGCTGTTCTGGCGGCCGTTGCACGACGCGGTGCTCGAGCAACTCCTCGACCGCGCCGAACTGGCCCTGACCGGCGCAATCGCCGAGCCCGCCCGGTGGTCCCCGTACGTCCGGTTGCTGCACGCCGCCGGCAGCGTGGTGGTAAGCCGTATTACCGGGTCGCGCACCCAAGATCCTCGTGTCAAGCTTCGGGCGTGA
- a CDS encoding IclR family transcriptional regulator, with translation MLGRDGNDAGLAGGAGGHTPLLLLGKITEILNVFTLREPALTLREIQRATGIPSSTVQRLATNLVAHGFLDRAGDRFRIGVKMAYWAAAAAREVDVLAVVNPVLKDLRDVTGETACFFRAEGEHRVCIAVAETRHGLRREMSVGRIAPVSVGAPGRVLLPQLTAGTITDRDELRKLIKQTAADHYAITVGERVDSASGVAAPAFDSAADLVGAVVVQGPTLRMPYEKCVEWVDLVVEHAERITRALGGRMPD, from the coding sequence ATGCTTGGTCGTGACGGGAACGACGCCGGCCTCGCCGGTGGCGCGGGCGGGCACACACCGCTGCTCCTGCTCGGGAAGATCACCGAGATCCTCAACGTGTTCACCCTCCGGGAGCCGGCGCTGACGTTGCGGGAGATCCAGCGGGCCACCGGGATCCCGTCCTCGACGGTGCAGCGGCTGGCGACGAACCTCGTCGCGCACGGGTTCCTCGACCGGGCCGGTGACCGGTTCCGGATCGGTGTGAAGATGGCGTACTGGGCGGCGGCCGCCGCGCGGGAGGTGGATGTCCTCGCGGTGGTGAACCCCGTGCTGAAGGATCTGCGCGATGTCACCGGCGAGACCGCGTGCTTCTTCCGCGCCGAGGGCGAGCACCGGGTGTGCATCGCGGTCGCCGAGACCCGCCACGGGCTGCGGCGGGAGATGTCGGTCGGCCGGATCGCGCCTGTCTCGGTCGGCGCTCCGGGTCGGGTCCTGCTGCCGCAGCTGACCGCCGGCACGATCACCGACCGCGACGAGCTGCGCAAGCTCATCAAGCAGACCGCCGCGGACCACTACGCGATCACGGTGGGGGAGCGGGTCGACAGCGCCTCGGGTGTCGCGGCTCCCGCGTTCGACTCCGCCGCCGATCTCGTCGGAGCGGTCGTCGTGCAGGGCCCGACCCTGCGGATGCCGTACGAGAAGTGCGTCGAGTGGGTGGACCTGGTCGTCGAGCACGCCGAGCGCATCACCCGCGCGCTCGGCGGCCGAATGCCGGACTGA
- a CDS encoding Gfo/Idh/MocA family oxidoreductase, producing the protein MRLGLAGTGRIGTAHAETLKGFAEVSSVVVADVDRARAEAAAAKLGVEAAGGIDALFAADLDALVVTAATDAHPELIVKAVDAGLPVFCEKPVAADIDGTLAVLARIEGSDVPVQIGFQRRFDAGYRAARAAVASGELGWLHTLRAMTFDAEPPPAEYVPHSGGIFRDCGVHDFDVIRWVTGREVTEVYALGANRGARFFADAGDADTAAAALTLDDGVLAIVNLTRYNGAGYDVRLEVFGSLGNATVGLDDRTPVRSVEPGVAPLPGPAYPGFMARFRPAYTAELETFLDVAARRTPSPATAHDALEAFYLAEACELSRRERRPVAVAEVRRPSV; encoded by the coding sequence ATGAGGCTGGGACTGGCCGGCACCGGCCGGATCGGCACCGCGCACGCCGAGACGCTCAAGGGGTTCGCCGAGGTTTCGTCGGTGGTCGTCGCCGATGTCGACCGCGCGCGGGCGGAGGCGGCGGCCGCGAAGCTCGGCGTCGAGGCCGCCGGCGGGATCGACGCGCTGTTCGCGGCAGACCTCGACGCGCTCGTCGTCACTGCCGCCACCGACGCGCACCCGGAGCTCATCGTCAAGGCGGTGGACGCGGGCCTCCCGGTGTTCTGCGAGAAACCCGTCGCCGCGGACATCGACGGCACGCTCGCCGTGCTCGCCCGCATCGAGGGGTCCGACGTGCCGGTGCAGATCGGCTTCCAGCGCCGCTTCGACGCCGGGTACCGGGCCGCGCGCGCCGCCGTCGCGAGCGGTGAGCTGGGCTGGCTGCACACCCTCCGCGCCATGACCTTCGACGCCGAACCGCCGCCCGCCGAGTACGTCCCGCACTCCGGCGGCATCTTCCGCGACTGCGGTGTGCACGACTTCGACGTGATCCGCTGGGTCACCGGCCGCGAGGTCACCGAGGTCTACGCACTGGGCGCCAACCGCGGCGCGCGGTTCTTCGCCGACGCCGGCGACGCCGACACCGCCGCCGCTGCCCTGACCCTCGACGACGGCGTCCTCGCCATCGTGAACTTGACCCGCTACAACGGTGCGGGCTACGACGTGCGCCTCGAAGTCTTCGGCTCACTCGGCAACGCCACCGTCGGTCTCGACGACCGCACCCCCGTCCGCTCCGTCGAACCCGGCGTGGCCCCGCTGCCCGGTCCCGCCTACCCCGGCTTCATGGCCCGCTTCCGCCCTGCTTACACCGCCGAGCTCGAGACGTTCCTCGACGTGGCGGCGCGCCGCACCCCCAGCCCGGCGACCGCTCACGACGCACTCGAGGCGTTCTACCTGGCCGAAGCGTGCGAACTGTCCCGCCGCGAGCGTCGTCCGGTGGCAGTGGCGGAGGTCCGGCGCCCCAGCGTGTGA
- a CDS encoding hydroxymethylglutaryl-CoA lyase has protein sequence MTLRDGLQLTGKPIPTGHKIALVRELLALGVPAVEVGSMARPDLVPSLADTSDVLAALTPAELARCWVWVATPRHVEKAAAAGAVNFQYCLSASDAHNRANLGRSTEDSLAAVPAAVENAGGGRVQLCIATSFTCPFRGEVHPARVLAIADDPRTAAAVDVVVCDTLGQAVPAQVTSLVGAVARRGRRVVYHGHDTWGLGVANSLAALAAGADGVDGALGGLGGCPFAPGAGGNAATGDLLFVLRPAWLTPGGFARLVRLAGDLLDELGEPNRSRAGQGARTSAMAFPWAL, from the coding sequence GTGACCCTGCGAGACGGCTTGCAGCTGACGGGCAAACCGATCCCGACCGGCCACAAGATCGCCCTCGTGCGCGAACTGCTCGCCCTCGGCGTCCCCGCGGTCGAGGTGGGCTCGATGGCCCGCCCCGATCTCGTGCCGTCGCTGGCCGACACCTCCGACGTGCTGGCCGCGCTGACACCCGCGGAGCTCGCGCGCTGCTGGGTGTGGGTCGCCACGCCCCGGCACGTCGAGAAGGCAGCCGCAGCCGGGGCCGTGAACTTCCAGTACTGCCTGTCCGCGTCGGACGCGCACAACCGCGCCAACCTCGGCCGGTCCACAGAGGACAGTCTGGCGGCCGTGCCCGCCGCGGTGGAGAACGCGGGCGGCGGGCGGGTGCAGCTGTGCATCGCCACGTCGTTCACGTGCCCGTTCCGCGGCGAGGTGCACCCGGCGCGCGTGCTCGCGATCGCCGACGACCCGCGGACCGCGGCCGCGGTGGACGTCGTGGTTTGCGACACGCTCGGGCAGGCCGTGCCCGCGCAGGTCACGAGCCTGGTCGGCGCCGTCGCACGGCGGGGCCGGCGCGTGGTCTACCACGGACACGACACCTGGGGGCTCGGCGTCGCGAACTCGCTCGCGGCGCTGGCTGCCGGTGCCGACGGGGTCGACGGCGCGCTCGGCGGCCTCGGCGGCTGCCCGTTCGCGCCCGGCGCCGGCGGCAACGCCGCGACCGGGGACCTGCTGTTCGTCCTCCGCCCCGCGTGGCTCACTCCGGGCGGGTTCGCCCGGCTGGTGCGCCTCGCCGGGGACCTGCTCGACGAGCTGGGCGAACCCAACCGGTCGCGAGCCGGCCAGGGCGCCCGCACCAGCGCCATGGCCTTCCCGTGGGCGCTCTGA
- the kdpA gene encoding potassium-transporting ATPase subunit KdpA — translation MSDVGAGLVQVGLLLLALAVVCKPLGDYMARVFSSEKHWRIEKGLYKIVRVNPDAEQHWKTYASGVLGFSFMSVILLYLLQRLQSVLPWNFGRGAVSPSVAFNTAVSFVTNTNWQSYVPETTMGHFVQMAGLTVQNFVSAGVGLAVAIAVTRGFIRSKTDRLGNFWVDLIRGSIRILLPIAFVFAIVLVGLGVVQSLHSGVAVTNPDGSQSTVALAPAASQEAIKELGTNGGGILNANSAHPFENPNAWTNLIEIFLILMIPVSLTRTFGQLVGNKKQGYVLLSVMGALWGAMLALIWSSEALTNSPAALAAGADMEGKEQRFGLSLTSIFADTTTGTSTGAVNGAHDSLSGLGGGGPLLNMLFGEISPGGVGTGLYGILVMAIIAMFLAGLMVGRTPEYLGKKLGKREVTTAAISMLAMPTVVLIGAGIALAMPDTQSALGNPAAHGLSEVLYAYASTGNNNGSAFGGLTVTSNWFQSSLGVAMLLGRFIPILAVLCLAGSLASQRKVPETAGTLPTTGPLFGTMLTGTIVLVAALTFVPALALGPIAEALA, via the coding sequence ATGAGTGACGTCGGCGCCGGCCTCGTGCAGGTCGGCCTGCTCCTGCTCGCCCTGGCGGTGGTCTGCAAACCGCTCGGCGACTACATGGCCCGGGTCTTCTCGAGCGAGAAGCACTGGAGGATCGAGAAGGGCCTCTACAAGATCGTCCGCGTCAACCCGGACGCCGAGCAGCACTGGAAGACGTACGCGTCCGGCGTGCTCGGGTTCTCGTTCATGTCCGTCATCCTGCTGTACCTGCTGCAGCGCCTGCAGTCGGTGCTGCCGTGGAACTTCGGCCGCGGCGCGGTGTCGCCGTCCGTCGCGTTCAACACGGCCGTGAGCTTCGTGACCAACACGAACTGGCAGTCCTACGTCCCCGAGACGACCATGGGCCACTTCGTGCAGATGGCCGGCCTCACCGTGCAGAACTTCGTGTCGGCGGGCGTGGGCCTGGCCGTCGCGATCGCGGTGACGCGCGGGTTCATCCGCTCGAAGACCGACCGGCTCGGCAACTTCTGGGTCGACCTGATCCGCGGCTCGATCCGCATCCTGCTGCCGATCGCGTTCGTCTTCGCGATCGTGCTCGTGGGGCTCGGCGTGGTGCAGAGCCTGCACTCGGGTGTCGCGGTGACGAACCCGGACGGCAGCCAGAGCACCGTCGCGCTGGCCCCGGCGGCGAGCCAGGAGGCGATCAAGGAACTCGGGACCAACGGTGGCGGCATCCTCAACGCGAACTCCGCGCACCCGTTCGAGAACCCGAACGCGTGGACCAACCTCATCGAGATCTTCCTGATCCTCATGATCCCGGTGAGCCTCACCCGCACGTTCGGCCAGCTGGTCGGCAACAAGAAGCAGGGCTACGTCCTGCTGTCGGTGATGGGTGCTCTGTGGGGGGCGATGCTGGCGCTCATCTGGAGCTCCGAAGCACTCACCAACAGCCCGGCCGCACTGGCGGCAGGTGCGGACATGGAGGGCAAGGAACAGCGGTTCGGCCTGAGCCTGACCTCGATCTTCGCGGACACCACCACGGGCACGTCCACGGGCGCGGTCAACGGTGCCCACGACAGCCTGTCCGGACTCGGTGGCGGTGGGCCGCTGCTCAACATGCTGTTCGGCGAGATCTCGCCCGGCGGCGTGGGCACCGGCCTCTACGGCATCCTCGTGATGGCCATCATCGCGATGTTCCTCGCCGGCCTCATGGTCGGGCGCACGCCGGAGTACCTGGGGAAGAAGCTCGGCAAGCGCGAGGTCACAACCGCGGCGATCTCGATGCTCGCGATGCCGACCGTCGTGCTCATCGGCGCCGGGATCGCGCTGGCGATGCCCGACACCCAGAGCGCACTGGGCAACCCGGCAGCGCACGGCCTGTCAGAGGTCCTCTACGCCTACGCCTCGACCGGCAACAACAACGGCAGCGCGTTCGGCGGCCTGACCGTGACGAGCAACTGGTTCCAATCCTCGCTCGGTGTGGCGATGTTGCTCGGCCGGTTCATCCCCATCCTCGCCGTGCTCTGCCTGGCCGGCTCACTCGCTTCGCAGAGGAAGGTCCCCGAAACCGCGGGCACCCTGCCCACCACCGGACCGCTCTTCGGCACGATGCTCACCGGCACCATCGTCCTCGTCGCGGCCCTCACTTTCGTCCCGGCGCTCGCGCTCGGGCCCATCGCGGAGGCGTTGGCATGA